The segment CCGGCCGAGATGCTCAGCTCCCTGGACGCCGTCGTCGCGGACCTCGGTGAGGACGCGATGGCGACCTGTGTGTACGCCGTCCATGACCCGGCCACCGGAGTCTGGGTCATCGCCCGCGCGGGCCATCCGCCGCCGGCCGTGGCCACCCCGGACGGGACGATCACCTTCCTCGACGGGCCGCCGGGAACTCCGCTGGGCACCGGCGCCCACGACTTCGGCACGGAGGAGGTCGTCCTCCCCGAGGGCGGACTGCTCGTGCTCTACACGGACGGCCTCATCGAGGCCCGCGACCGCGACCTCGACGAGGGGATGCGGCAGCTCGCCCAGGCGCTCCGGCACCTCGACCGTCCCCTGGACGAACTGTGTGACGAGATCCTGGAGCAGCTCCTGGCGGCACCCGCGCAGGACGACGTGGCGATGCTGCTGGCTCGTACCACCCGCTGAACTCCGGTACGGAACAGGGGAGTCGGATCTACCCCTTCCAGGCTTCCGGGTGCTGGAGCCGGTACAGGTCGCGGAGGAGGGCGATCTCCGCCCCGTGGTGCAGGAGCTCCTGGTTCACCCACCAGACGGTCTCCAGGAAGGGATCCTCCGGATCACTGCCGTGCGGGTAGGTGCTGTGGCCGACCGTGTCGAGCGCCGCGTCGTCGGCGGAGAGCAGCGCGTTCCGCCAGGCGCCCGCCGCGGTGTCGAACGCGGCGACGGCGGTCGCGACGTCCCCGCTGACCGCGTAGTCGTCACGGGTGAGGGTGTGGCCGCCGTTCGTGTGGTCGGCGCGGAGCGCGAGCAGCTCGCTGAGGTGGCTCAGCCGCCAGGCGATCGTCGTGAACGGCGGCGGGGTCGGGTGCGGGGCCGGCGTGGCGTCCCGGCCCCAGTCGCCGACGCCGGTCAG is part of the Streptomyces sp. NBC_00250 genome and harbors:
- a CDS encoding DinB family protein — translated: MAMPARLVPLLDQFDFARQRLTDRMAGPVVDSGNGTDVAVGPMTDAEYLWEPGPDCWSVRRRTDGPGPRATVLTGVGDWGRDATPAPHPTPPPFTTIAWRLSHLSELLALRADHTNGGHTLTRDDYAVSGDVATAVAAFDTAAGAWRNALLSADDAALDTVGHSTYPHGSDPEDPFLETVWWVNQELLHHGAEIALLRDLYRLQHPEAWKG